In Dehalococcoidia bacterium, the sequence TACCGACCACGTTCGGATCGACGCCGGTGCCGGAGATGTTCTTGCCCATCTGCCGCACGATCAGCGCGTCGAGCGGCTCGATCGGCAGTTGCGGCAGGTAGGAGCGGGCGAGCGTCAGCAGCCGCTTGTCGGCCTCCTCGATCTCATCCGGCAGCACGATTTCCAGCTTCGCCGCCTCGCCAAGGCCGTTCTCGACCAGGGCGAGCCCCGCCAGGACGGGGTCGTGCGCCAGCGCCAGGCGGGCGGCAGGGATCAGCTCCTTCTCCACGTCCAGCAGGTGGATCGCCGCGGCGCCGGCGTGCTTGCCAAGGCCGATGCCGACCATCTTCATCAGGCCGCTGCCCAGCTCGCCGCGCAGGATCGTGTGCGGCTTCACCCGGTTAAAGACCAGAATGCCGTCGGCGGCGAAGGCGTGCGCGTCGCAGTGCACGGGGCAGCCATTTGGCGTGGTGCCTACCTGCACCGTGTCCATCGAGGAGCGGATCGGGCAGCCGGCGCTCGCCTCGGTCACGCCGTAGCCCGCAAGCATCTCGCGTTGACCCTCGGCCGTGGCGCCGCCGTGGCTGCCCATCGCGGGGATCACGAACGGCTCGGCGCCGCGCTTGCGCAACTCCTGCACCGCCAGCGCCACCAACTCGGCCATGCGCGAGAGTCCGCGGCTGCCGACCGTGATCGCCACGCTCATGCCCGGCCGTACACGGCCGTCGAGCTTGCAGAACTCCGCGCTGAGCACCGCGGCGATGTCCCCGAGCCTGTCGTCGGGCACGCTCTGGCGCACCCAAAAGAATCGCGGCAGCTCGCGGGCCATAGCCTGCCTCCTCCCCTTGCTGACCGCTGCACGGCGTCGCCCGCGCAGCCTGAGCCTACGAGGGCGCGGCGGGCAGGTCAACGCCGCGTAAGGATGAACGATCAACCCGCAAAGGCGATCGCAATCTCTCGCGAGAGCGCCGGATCAACGTCGATGCGCAAGAGCGCGCCGGCCCGCTCGGCGCCGGTCGCGCCGCTTACACTGAAGCCGGCGTCGCGGCGGTCGTCGCCCAGACCGATGAACAGGCTGTCCTTCCGCTCCCACGAGGGGGCCAGCGTGATCCTCAGCTCGCGCCGCTGCGCCTCCCAGCGCTCGGCGGCGATGGCCAGCGCGCCCATGCTGGTGTGCGCTGCCGCGCCGACGACGCAGGGATGGCCCGCGTCCGGGGTAAGCAAGTAGAGTCGGCAGGCGTGCGGCTCGATCCGTTCCGCCGGCACGCCGTTCTGCAGCACGCCGCGGTAGAGCCGTTCCCAGAACTCGAAGACGTGCTGCCCCTGGCCCGCCGGGACGCCGAGCTGCGCGAAGTCGATCGCGATCGCTTGCGGCTCATCCTCCCAGTTAAACAGGGCCACCACCCGCCGGCCCTGCCGCGGCGCCTCCTGCTCGAAGCTGAACAGGCGCGGCAATTCGCGTTCGAGCAGGTCCACGGGGCGCGCGGCCACGCCGTACGGCGGCAGCACGCTCTCGGCCAGGGCGCGGCGCTCTGGGCTGAGTGCGGCGAGATCGTCGCTGAGCATGGCGTTGCCACCGCTGATGGCGATGCCGGTGGCCAGCGTGCGCGTCTCCACCAGCGTCAAATCGGCCCTGTCGCGGGCGACCAGGCAGTCCGGGTCGTTCCGCCAGAAGCGGCGATGCATGAACCAGCGCGGCAGCGTCATGCGCAGCGACTGAAAGGCCGAGGGACGTTCGCCGTTGAACCAGAGCGCGTCGACGTCCGGGCCCACGCGCATGGCGTCCACGAGGCCGATGGCCGGGCCGAAGGGGCAGGTGCAGCCGAGGATGAAGGTCTCCTCGCCCGCGGCCTCACGGCAGACCTCAAGGCCGCGGCGCAGGTTCATCGCCGCCGTCGTGTTCGGTTCGTGGTAGCGCGCGTCTTCCTGCGCCGCGAAGACCAGCGCGTCGAGCTTGAGGTACGGGTAGCCCCAGGTGGTGACCGCCGTGCCGATCACCTTGCGCAGCCAGGCCCGCGCCTCGGGATGGGTACAGTCGAGCGCGGCACATTCGCCCAGCCAGGTCTGCAAGAAGCGCACCGAGCCGTCGCGGTTACGGATCGCCCAGTCTGGATGCTCGCGGAAGGTCTGCGAGTCCTTGTGCAGCACCAGCGGCGCCAGCCAGAGGCCGGGGGTGAAGCCCGCCTCGCGGATGCGGCCGGCCAGTGCCGCCATGCCCGAGGGGAAGCGCTCGTTTGCCGTGAGCCAGTCACCGGTGGTCGACTGCCAGCCGTCGTCGATCTGCACCAGCTCGACGGCGCCGCGCTCGCGTCGCAGCGCCGCCAGGTTCTGCAGAACGTCCGCTTCGGAGACGCGGTTCCAGTAGAAGTACCAGGAGCACCAGCCGCTCGGCGCCCGCGGCGGCACGCGGGCCTGCATCGCCGCGGCCGTCGCGCGGGCGTACTCGTCAGTCTGGAGAAGTGGGTCTTCGCCCTGAAGGTAGAGCAGCGTCTCCGAGCTTACGCTCTCTTCCGGCCGAAGGATCCAACCGTCGAGCAGGCAGGCAGCTTCGCGGCGCAGCGTTTGGCTCTCGTCCGTCGAGACGAGCCAGCGCAGCTCGCCGAACTGCCGCGCCGTCGTGATGAAGCCGCGCAGCTCGGATGCCGTGCTATCGACCGCGGCATCAAGCGACATCGAGGCGCTGATGTACGCCGTTTCGTGCGCGGAGCGGCGGACGTAGCTGGCGGGGTAGCTCGGGTGCGCCTCGCCCTGCGCGAAGCGATGGCTCAGCACCGGCCCGTTCATCTGGCGGCTGTGCAGCCACACCGCCCGCCCCGCCGGCGATGTCAGGCCCGGCGCTTCGACCCGCGATTCGGCGCACCACACAAGGATTTCAGCCAGCTCGATTGGGACCGAACCGCTATTGGTCAGCGTCAGCGTGCGCCGCTCGCCGGCGCTCATGAAGCCGTCGTTGCCTTCGAACGTGACGCGCAGCCCGCGTTCGCCGTCGCGCCATTCCCGGCGATTGGCGCCGAACTGCCCGGAGCGGAAATCCGCGGGCAGCAGTCGCCGGCCGTCGGCCAGCAGCACGGCCCAGTCGCCGCTTCCCCGGATCGGGCCGTCCGCGCCGGTGATACCGGGCGTTCCCGGCAGCTCGCTCACCCGCTCATCCCTGAAGCGGCCACCTCACTCCGTGCGCCGGCTCGTATCGTACACGGTTGCAGCGATCAAGCCGCTCCTCGGGCCTCGGCAACGCCCGCCACGTCTCCGTCAATTTGACCCGCGGCGCGACGGAAACCTACGATCGTGGCGCCGGCCCCACGAGTGCCGCTTGCGCCGATCTGGCGGGCTTTCAGGAGTCTCTCGTTCGTGACGTTGCCAGCATCCGGCGCGCTTCAGCGCGCCCGCGTTCAACGCTTCCCCGGAACGGCCGCCGTCATCCTGATCTTCTGCGCTGCCTTCGTCCTCGCGGCCTGCGGCGGCGGCAAGCGCAAGGAGAACGTCTCGGCCCAGGCCGTGGACTGCTCGCAAGCGGGCGGAGGGCCGGTGACGGCGGCGCCGCCATCCGGCAGCAGCCTGCTGATCACGCGCGACGCCTCGCTCTATCTGCGCGACGTCAAAAGCGGCAAGGAGACAAAGCTCTGCACCGCGCCCGAGGGGCTGTTCGTGACCTATCCGGCCTGGTCGCCGAACGGCACGCAGTACCTCTACGCCCTGGATTCGCCCTTCATCGGCAACGTGGCGGCGAACTGGGGCAGCGATTTCTACCTGGCCGACGCCACCGGCGGCAACCGCCGCCTGCTGCTCAAGCACGAGCAGTCCGGCGTCGAGTTGGAATCGCCTTCGTGGACGCCGGACGGCAAAGCGATCGTCTACTCGTACTTCCTCACCCAGTACGACGCCCAGGGCCAGTACCAGGGCCAGACCTACGAGGCGCGCTCGATCGACGTGGCTTCAGGCAAGGTGACAACGCTTGCGGTCGATGCCAACAGCACCGACCTCTGCCGCGACGGCAGCAA encodes:
- a CDS encoding lactate racemase domain-containing protein, which codes for MARELPRFFWVRQSVPDDRLGDIAAVLSAEFCKLDGRVRPGMSVAITVGSRGLSRMAELVALAVQELRKRGAEPFVIPAMGSHGGATAEGQREMLAGYGVTEASAGCPIRSSMDTVQVGTTPNGCPVHCDAHAFAADGILVFNRVKPHTILRGELGSGLMKMVGIGLGKHAGAAAIHLLDVEKELIPAARLALAHDPVLAGLALVENGLGEAAKLEIVLPDEIEEADKRLLTLARSYLPQLPIEPLDALIVRQMGKNISGTGVDPNVVGMHRRLGGEPDHAIRYVAALDLTEESHGNATGVGMLDLITERLRAKIDWEATAMNCITSGFLGGAKQPLAQRTDRELFELLASLIDGAPRITLSNDTAHLSRMLLSEALLPEAMDDPRLTVLGQPCPLVFDAEGALAAG
- a CDS encoding alpha-galactosidase, producing MSELPGTPGITGADGPIRGSGDWAVLLADGRRLLPADFRSGQFGANRREWRDGERGLRVTFEGNDGFMSAGERRTLTLTNSGSVPIELAEILVWCAESRVEAPGLTSPAGRAVWLHSRQMNGPVLSHRFAQGEAHPSYPASYVRRSAHETAYISASMSLDAAVDSTASELRGFITTARQFGELRWLVSTDESQTLRREAACLLDGWILRPEESVSSETLLYLQGEDPLLQTDEYARATAAAMQARVPPRAPSGWCSWYFYWNRVSEADVLQNLAALRRERGAVELVQIDDGWQSTTGDWLTANERFPSGMAALAGRIREAGFTPGLWLAPLVLHKDSQTFREHPDWAIRNRDGSVRFLQTWLGECAALDCTHPEARAWLRKVIGTAVTTWGYPYLKLDALVFAAQEDARYHEPNTTAAMNLRRGLEVCREAAGEETFILGCTCPFGPAIGLVDAMRVGPDVDALWFNGERPSAFQSLRMTLPRWFMHRRFWRNDPDCLVARDRADLTLVETRTLATGIAISGGNAMLSDDLAALSPERRALAESVLPPYGVAARPVDLLERELPRLFSFEQEAPRQGRRVVALFNWEDEPQAIAIDFAQLGVPAGQGQHVFEFWERLYRGVLQNGVPAERIEPHACRLYLLTPDAGHPCVVGAAAHTSMGALAIAAERWEAQRRELRITLAPSWERKDSLFIGLGDDRRDAGFSVSGATGAERAGALLRIDVDPALSREIAIAFAG